The following coding sequences are from one Arachis hypogaea cultivar Tifrunner chromosome 7, arahy.Tifrunner.gnm2.J5K5, whole genome shotgun sequence window:
- the LOC112703224 gene encoding RING-H2 finger protein ATL38 → MQVVVLPSCSAMTDLIECHPPSRCHQTIHHRVLCLLLSKLSLHVIVTNNLFVQDGGSYPPHFLFLFLLIFHTPLATAQQQEYPLPKVRGDKTMVIVLLVLVAVFFALGLLSIYIRQCSERRHRDQLHPAILSATYGGGNSGGQHHGLGIAVVDSFPSFIYSNVKSHKIGQGALEYAVCLCEFQDEETLRLIPQCCHVFHSDCIDVWFSSHSTCPVCRANLTPKPPDTSSPQSLVVNISDQPDTNPVNSEPNIISLINDGDQNNAIITEPKSHQEMRTIFNFDEENGSVRSFYRFNSAGHFTVRPVENFERFTLRLPEDMRDRLVNVSSVNRTVSWRVTFQTERSQKEGYRTRSAGSTEPPFIGMTRFERLEKGESIKGNEVEVDGGERSFDLLFPKGSRDEN, encoded by the coding sequence ATGCAGGTGGTAGTATTACCTTCATGTTCAGCTATGACCGACCTGATCGAGTGTCATCCACCTTCAAGATGCCATCAAACTATCCACCACCGCGTCCTCTGTCTTCTTCTATCTAAACTATCACTACATGTCATCGTAACTAATAATCTGTTTGTTCAAGATGGTGGATCCTATCcacctcattttctttttctttttctccttatcTTTCACACTCCGCTTGCAACGGCACAGCAGCAGGAGTACCCATTGCCTAAGGTAAGAGGTGACAAGACCATGGTCATTGTCCTCCTCGTCCTCGTGGCCGTCTTCTTCGCCCTAGGCCTCCTCTCCATCTACATTCGCCAATGCTCCGAACGTCGGCACCGTGACCAGCTCCACCCTGCTATCCTCTCTGCCACCTACGGTGGAGGCAACAGCGGGGGGCAGCATCATGGCCTTGGCATTGCGGTGGTGGACTCATTTCCATCCTTCATCTACTCCAACGTGAAGAGTCACAAGATCGGGCAGGGGGCGCTAGAATACGCCGTGTGCCTATGCGAGTTTCAAGATGAAGAAACGCTGCGTTTGATCCCACAATGCTGCCACGTGTTCCACTCCGACTGCATCGATGTCTGGTTCTCCTCCCACTCAACATGTCCAGTCTGCCGTGCAAACCTCACGCCAAAACCACCTGACACGTCATCACCACAATCCCTCGTTGTAAACATTTCGGATCAACCTGATACGAATCCAGTTAACAGTGAGCCAAATATCATTTCCCTGATCAATGATGGCGACCAGAACAATGCAATAATAACAGAGCCGAAGTCTCATCAGGAGATGagaactatttttaattttgatgaagAGAATGGTTCGGTTCGGTCATTTTATCGTTTTAACTCGGCCGGTCATTTTACGGTTCGACCGGTAGAGAACTTTGAGCGGTTCACATTGAGGCTACCGGAAGATATGAGAGACCGGCTCGTGAATGTTAGTTCAGTTAACCGAACGGTTAGTTGGAGGGTAACATTTCAAACGGAGAGAAGCCAGAAGGAGGGTTATAGGACAAGGAGTGCAGGAAGCACAGAGCCACCATTTATTGGCATGACCAGATTTGAAAGGTTAGAGAAGGGTGAGAGCATTAAAGGAAATGAGGTTGAAGTAGATGGGGGAGAACGGTCTTTTGATCTTCTATTTCCCAAGGGCTCGAGGGAtgaaaattag